A genomic stretch from bacterium includes:
- a CDS encoding glycosyltransferase, whose amino-acid sequence MNPTVSLSVLMPVYNEAYTVGECLRRVLAVRSAFISGIEVIVVDDGSTDGSRTIVRELAAQHPEIILIEQTTNRGKGEAIRTALSRASKDICIIQDADLEYNPADYEKLIIPFIREHADAVFGSRFLVGDFCRLLYFRHALINRFLTFLADLITDVNYSDIETCYKAVRTRLLKSIPIRSNGFDLEPELSVKLAKRRAVIFEVPISYAGRTKEEGKKIGWRDGVTALYTLIKFWLIDDIYQKDEYGSAILNSLAHAPNFCRWMADTIRPYVGDHVLEIGAGLGNLTSHLIPRHRYVVSDINLNYLDYLQNYCLYKPYMEVKTIDLTREEDFVPFRGQFDTVICLNVLEHIEDDLAGLRNIYQALKPGGRAIVLVPYGDRLFSSFDEVLGHYRRYSDSRLQEVMTRAGFGLTALVTSFNRIGVPAWVLNGKILKRKSFSPVQIKILNTFQCVLGKINAILPWHGLSTIAVGVK is encoded by the coding sequence ATGAATCCGACTGTTTCGCTGTCAGTCCTGATGCCTGTTTACAACGAAGCTTATACGGTTGGGGAATGTCTCAGGAGGGTCCTGGCTGTCAGGAGTGCCTTTATTTCCGGGATCGAGGTCATCGTGGTCGATGACGGCTCGACCGATGGCAGCCGCACGATTGTGCGGGAGCTGGCCGCACAGCACCCTGAGATTATCCTGATCGAGCAGACAACCAATCGGGGCAAGGGGGAGGCCATACGCACCGCTCTTTCCAGAGCTTCCAAGGATATCTGCATCATCCAGGATGCCGACCTCGAATACAACCCCGCTGACTATGAAAAACTGATCATTCCCTTCATCAGGGAGCATGCCGATGCAGTCTTTGGTTCTCGCTTTCTGGTGGGTGATTTCTGCCGGCTTCTCTACTTCCGGCATGCCCTGATCAATCGCTTTCTGACCTTTCTGGCTGATCTGATCACCGACGTCAACTACTCCGATATCGAGACCTGCTATAAGGCAGTCAGGACCCGGCTGCTCAAATCGATTCCCATTCGCAGCAATGGCTTCGATCTCGAACCTGAGCTGTCAGTCAAACTGGCCAAGCGAAGGGCGGTGATCTTCGAGGTGCCCATTTCCTATGCTGGCAGGACGAAGGAGGAGGGGAAGAAAATCGGCTGGAGGGACGGGGTAACTGCACTGTATACCCTGATTAAATTCTGGCTTATCGACGATATTTACCAGAAGGATGAATACGGATCGGCCATTCTGAACAGCCTGGCGCATGCCCCGAATTTCTGCCGCTGGATGGCGGATACCATCCGGCCCTATGTCGGAGATCATGTCCTGGAGATCGGTGCAGGCCTGGGTAATCTGACCAGCCACCTCATTCCCCGGCATCGGTATGTGGTCAGCGATATCAACCTGAACTACCTTGACTATCTCCAAAACTACTGCCTGTATAAACCCTATATGGAGGTCAAAACCATCGACCTGACCAGGGAGGAGGACTTTGTCCCCTTCCGCGGCCAGTTCGATACGGTCATCTGCCTCAATGTTCTTGAGCATATCGAGGATGATCTGGCAGGATTGAGGAATATTTACCAGGCGCTGAAACCTGGTGGCCGGGCCATTGTTCTGGTCCCTTACGGAGACCGGCTCTTTTCAAGCTTTGACGAAGTGCTGGGCCATTATCGCCGGTACTCGGACAGCCGGTTGCAGGAGGTCATGACCAGGGCGGGCTTTGGCCTGACCGCACTCGTCACATCCTTTAACCGCATCGGCGTCCCTGCCTGGGTCCTGAACGGCAAGATATTAAAAAGGAAAAGCTTCTCACCAGTCCAAATCAAGATTCTGAACACGTTTCAGTGCGTGCTGGGCAAAATCAATGCCATTCTGCCCTGGCATGGCCTATCGACCATTGCTGTTGGGGTAAAGTAA
- a CDS encoding glycosyltransferase family 39 protein — translation MSRRLLNVSLIIMLFILLALAYSLVVPIFNAPDEPFHFEYIRFLAMQKKLPNQTVKDLSITTEGFNPPLYYLIGAGALGLLSGNRASDIGIHNEQDLAQFYYYPEAGFSERIYPPLNPGYIKWGKGGRERNMFLTTSQDRFPFSGSIRVIHLLRLISVLIGALTVLFILKTAEILFPDHKSIALLSACLCAFNPQFTFLSGALNNDNLVTMFSAISLYLLTGLVLSERDNPRRLTALGAAIGLGLISKVNISFLVVISIIGVIYQTIASDPSRKLVRVIRNLALLLIPMAIISGWYFVRGVSLFGVDDPLGWKLQAIQNPDLVMPARIRTQFLTRAFAPMLFTSFWGQFDWLTIKLPLWIYGIYGLISLAGLAGVAFFLASGIRRKLWREREIRVTVCLELFLAAILLAVTNLVILNWNFIAAQGRLIFPVMAPLCIFMAMGVSSGLNSISRLLRVRQELVTYAFLVLLIGLNLYSLIGIIYPVYR, via the coding sequence ATGAGCCGAAGGTTATTGAACGTGTCACTGATCATCATGCTTTTTATTCTTCTCGCGCTGGCCTATAGTCTGGTTGTTCCAATATTCAATGCACCGGATGAGCCCTTCCATTTTGAATATATCCGCTTCCTGGCCATGCAGAAAAAACTGCCCAACCAGACAGTCAAGGATCTTTCGATTACCACCGAAGGATTTAACCCGCCCCTTTACTACCTGATCGGAGCTGGCGCTCTGGGGCTCCTGTCCGGGAACAGGGCTTCTGATATCGGCATCCATAACGAGCAGGACCTGGCGCAGTTCTATTACTATCCAGAGGCCGGATTCAGTGAGCGGATTTACCCGCCGCTCAATCCCGGCTACATCAAATGGGGCAAGGGGGGCAGGGAAAGAAACATGTTTTTGACCACCAGCCAGGACCGGTTTCCCTTCTCCGGCTCGATCAGGGTGATTCACCTGCTGAGATTGATATCCGTCCTCATCGGTGCCCTGACTGTCCTGTTTATTCTGAAAACCGCTGAGATACTCTTCCCCGACCACAAGAGCATTGCCCTTCTGTCTGCCTGCCTGTGCGCCTTTAATCCTCAATTCACCTTCCTGAGCGGCGCATTGAACAACGACAATCTGGTGACGATGTTCTCGGCCATCTCTTTGTATCTTTTGACCGGGCTGGTTCTGTCAGAGCGCGATAACCCGCGGAGGCTGACAGCCCTTGGAGCAGCCATCGGGCTGGGGCTGATCAGCAAAGTGAATATTTCCTTCCTGGTGGTGATATCCATCATCGGGGTGATCTACCAGACGATAGCCTCCGACCCGAGCCGGAAACTTGTCAGGGTGATCCGGAATCTGGCCCTGCTCCTGATTCCTATGGCCATAATTTCCGGCTGGTATTTTGTACGGGGAGTTTCCCTTTTCGGGGTCGATGATCCGCTGGGCTGGAAGCTTCAGGCCATACAAAACCCCGATCTGGTCATGCCTGCCCGGATCAGGACCCAGTTTCTCACCCGGGCCTTCGCTCCCATGCTGTTTACTTCTTTCTGGGGGCAGTTCGACTGGCTGACTATCAAGCTTCCCTTGTGGATATATGGTATTTATGGCCTGATCAGTCTGGCAGGCCTGGCTGGAGTTGCGTTTTTCCTGGCCAGCGGCATCCGAAGAAAGCTCTGGAGGGAGAGGGAAATACGGGTCACGGTTTGCCTTGAGCTTTTCCTTGCGGCCATACTGCTGGCTGTGACCAACCTCGTTATCCTGAACTGGAACTTTATTGCAGCCCAGGGCAGACTGATCTTTCCGGTGATGGCCCCATTGTGCATCTTCATGGCGATGGGTGTCAGCAGCGGGCTCAACAGTATCTCCCGGCTGCTCAGGGTGCGGCAGGAGCTTGTAACCTATGCTTTCCTGGTGCTTCTGATCGGATTGAACCTCTACAGCCTGATAGGGATTATTTATCCGGTGTACCGCTAG
- a CDS encoding type II toxin-antitoxin system HicB family antitoxin yields MEHAHYEILSDDGTFYGEIPECPGVYANSETLEGCRDELEEVLEEWILFRVYKNLPIPVIEGVEIKIRKEAAA; encoded by the coding sequence ATGGAACACGCACATTACGAAATATTGTCTGATGATGGGACATTTTATGGAGAAATACCGGAATGCCCAGGGGTTTATGCAAACTCTGAAACATTAGAAGGATGTAGAGATGAACTGGAAGAAGTTTTAGAGGAGTGGATATTATTTAGAGTATACAAGAATCTTCCAATTCCTGTAATTGAAGGAGTGGAAATCAAGATCAGGAAAGAGGCTGCTGCCTGA